A window from Magnetospirillum sp. 15-1 encodes these proteins:
- a CDS encoding dihydroorotase yields the protein MGARNSSGLVAYVNARLLDPASGLDTKGALLTNGETIADVGPGLFQGGVPSGMEVVDCKGLCLAPGLVDMRVQLREPGEEHKETLKSAGEAAVAGGVTSMVCLPNTNPVIDEVATVEFVARRARKIGLAKVYPYAAATKRVEGKELAEMGMLAEAGALGFTDGIRAIRNAQVMRRALTYAATFGLLIVQHPEEPSLAEGGMMNEGELATRMGLSGIPVAAEAIMLERDMRLVEITGGRYHAAHVATREGVEIIRKAKAKGLAVTCDTAPPYFALNELAVKDYRTFAKLSPPLRSETDRQAVVEGLRDGTIDAVASDHAPQDQDSKRVPFAAAEFGGVGLETLLPVTLDLAHNGHMSLIEALKLITCAPASILGLAAGRLKVGAAADLVLFDPDRGWKVNAKTFHSKSKNSPFDDRPVQGMVMRTIVDGRTVYTHDA from the coding sequence ATGGGCGCCCGCAATTCCTCGGGCCTGGTGGCCTATGTCAACGCCCGCCTGCTCGACCCCGCTTCCGGGCTGGATACCAAGGGCGCGCTGCTGACCAACGGCGAGACCATCGCCGACGTGGGCCCCGGCCTGTTCCAGGGCGGCGTGCCGTCGGGCATGGAGGTGGTGGACTGCAAGGGCCTCTGTCTCGCTCCCGGTCTGGTGGACATGCGCGTCCAACTGCGCGAGCCGGGCGAGGAGCACAAGGAGACCCTGAAATCGGCGGGCGAGGCGGCGGTGGCCGGCGGTGTCACCTCCATGGTCTGCCTGCCCAACACCAATCCGGTGATCGACGAGGTCGCCACGGTGGAATTCGTGGCGCGCCGCGCCCGCAAGATCGGTCTGGCCAAGGTCTATCCCTATGCCGCCGCCACCAAGCGGGTGGAAGGCAAGGAACTGGCCGAGATGGGCATGCTGGCCGAGGCCGGCGCCCTGGGCTTCACCGATGGCATCCGGGCCATCCGCAACGCCCAGGTGATGCGCCGGGCGCTGACCTATGCCGCCACCTTCGGCCTGCTGATCGTCCAGCATCCCGAGGAGCCCTCGCTGGCCGAGGGCGGCATGATGAACGAGGGCGAACTGGCTACCCGCATGGGTCTGTCGGGCATTCCGGTGGCCGCCGAGGCCATCATGCTGGAGCGCGACATGCGGCTGGTGGAGATCACCGGCGGGCGCTACCACGCCGCCCACGTCGCCACCAGGGAAGGCGTCGAGATCATCAGGAAGGCCAAGGCCAAGGGCCTCGCGGTCACCTGCGATACCGCGCCGCCCTATTTCGCGCTGAACGAACTGGCGGTGAAGGACTACCGCACCTTCGCCAAGCTGTCGCCGCCCCTGCGTTCGGAAACCGACCGGCAGGCGGTGGTCGAGGGCCTGCGGGACGGCACCATCGACGCGGTGGCCTCCGACCATGCGCCCCAGGACCAGGATTCCAAGCGGGTGCCCTTCGCCGCCGCCGAGTTCGGTGGTGTGGGCCTCGAAACCCTGCTGCCGGTGACGCTCGACCTCGCCCATAACGGCCATATGAGCCTGATCGAGGCGCTGAAGCTGATCACTTGCGCGCCCGCTTCCATCCTGGGGCTGGCGGCGGGCCGGCTCAAGGTGGGCGCGGCGGCCGATCTGGTGCTGTTCGATCCCGATCGCGGCTGGAAGGTCAACGCCAAGACCTTCCATTCCAAGTCCAAGAACTCCCCCTTTGACGACCGTCCGGTGCAGGGCATGGTGATGCGCACCATCGTCGACGGGCGGACGGTGTATACGCACGATGCGTAA
- a CDS encoding cupin domain-containing protein, whose amino-acid sequence MDKPTAPTVGSLLAHTESDFDEEVFDTLLEGGRFRLLRIVSNGQATPEGVWLDQDDDEWVVLIKGAAMLRIDGEAKAHALTPGDWMLLPAHCRHRVEWTAPDQPTVWLALHSDP is encoded by the coding sequence ATGGATAAGCCCACCGCCCCCACCGTCGGAAGCCTGCTCGCCCATACGGAATCGGATTTCGACGAGGAAGTGTTCGACACCCTGCTGGAAGGCGGGCGCTTCCGCCTGCTGCGTATCGTCTCCAACGGTCAGGCCACCCCGGAGGGTGTCTGGCTGGATCAGGACGACGACGAGTGGGTGGTGCTGATCAAGGGGGCCGCCATGCTGCGCATCGACGGCGAGGCCAAGGCCCACGCCCTGACCCCCGGCGACTGGATGCTGTTGCCCGCCCATTGCCGCCACCGGGTGGAATGGACGGCGCCGGACCAGCCCACCGTGTGGCTGGCCCTGCACAGTGATCCCTGA
- a CDS encoding PAS-domain containing protein gives MRVRIAVAIAALCLVSIIVVVGYLRHALERQATAQWTRERGQVAAALAAGFDRSIDEMIGDLHFVAGIPAMASLPDLERVDRAINGIPADADAEKRHLLDGLLEDGRFSVLFVLQPNGDHYLSHPFNVQQALKRFNLADRPYFQEATRSGYPVVSDAFTGADGIPAVAIDVPSLGEDGKTILHLGGVIHLPKLTEIFATAILPPFDMGMLVDRQGTVIAAAGRGQTVEAPDTALAAALKAFQDTSPIPGRAVVTSYFSRTGDGEILASFVRLHSGWTVALARPRSSFVDEIAPEVASISTMAGALLLLVSAIGFAIAHHIVGRWEGARRALVTAHDELETRVRERTAALDASRRELSAKSRTLETILDNIGQGISVYDDSLRLMTSNRRFAELLRLPADMVRPGMRLEDYLRFNAMRGEYGPGDPEAQVAERMTLARSFQPHRFQRQRADGTALEIIGNPLPEGGFVATHTDITEAKRAEEALRTLSRAVEQSPVSVIITDPRGNIDYVNPKFVEVCGYTLDEVRGLNPRVLKSGQTPDTVYRDLWKTIAAGGTWEGDLQNRKKNGDLYWERASISPIRSPDGTILHFLAVKEDITARKAGEDALVAAMQAAEDANRAKTVFLSHMSHELRTPLTAVLGYTEIMSSEMAGPLPPYHADFVTAIADSGRHLLSIIDEVLDISRIELGSYRIIHAPADLATIARECVGMLCPQCIAKDVELRLEAAGEMPQTTDARAIRQILINLLGNAVKYTEAGGHISVTLDRAGGDPRFTIADTGCGIPADKLSRIFEPFQRVDPLCADPARGVGLGLAICRRIVDLLGGTIAIESTPGKGTTVTVVLRESP, from the coding sequence TTGAGGGTCCGTATCGCCGTGGCGATTGCGGCGCTTTGCCTTGTCTCGATCATCGTGGTGGTCGGCTATCTGCGCCATGCGCTGGAGCGTCAGGCGACGGCCCAGTGGACCCGCGAGCGCGGCCAGGTGGCCGCCGCCCTGGCGGCCGGCTTCGACCGCTCCATCGACGAGATGATCGGCGACCTGCACTTCGTCGCCGGCATACCGGCCATGGCGAGCCTGCCCGACCTGGAGCGGGTGGACCGCGCCATCAACGGCATTCCCGCCGACGCCGACGCCGAGAAGCGGCACCTGCTGGACGGGCTGCTGGAGGACGGGCGCTTCTCGGTGCTGTTCGTGCTGCAGCCCAACGGCGACCACTATCTCAGCCATCCCTTCAACGTGCAGCAGGCGCTGAAGCGCTTCAATCTGGCCGACCGCCCCTATTTCCAGGAGGCGACCCGCAGCGGCTATCCGGTGGTGTCCGACGCCTTCACGGGGGCCGACGGCATTCCGGCGGTGGCCATCGATGTGCCGAGCCTCGGCGAGGACGGCAAGACGATCCTGCATCTGGGCGGCGTCATCCATCTGCCCAAGCTGACCGAGATCTTCGCCACCGCCATTCTGCCGCCCTTCGACATGGGCATGCTGGTTGACCGCCAGGGCACGGTGATCGCCGCCGCCGGGCGCGGCCAGACGGTCGAGGCCCCCGACACCGCCCTGGCCGCCGCCCTCAAGGCCTTTCAGGACACCTCGCCCATCCCGGGCAGGGCGGTGGTCACAAGCTATTTCAGCCGGACGGGTGACGGGGAGATACTCGCCTCGTTCGTCCGGCTGCACAGCGGCTGGACGGTGGCGCTGGCCCGCCCCCGCTCCAGCTTCGTGGACGAGATCGCCCCCGAGGTCGCCAGCATCTCCACCATGGCCGGCGCCCTGCTGTTGCTGGTGTCGGCCATCGGCTTCGCCATCGCTCACCATATCGTCGGGCGCTGGGAGGGGGCCCGCCGCGCCCTGGTCACCGCCCACGACGAGTTGGAGACCCGGGTGCGCGAGCGTACCGCCGCCCTGGACGCCAGCCGCCGCGAGCTGTCGGCCAAATCGCGGACGCTGGAAACCATTCTCGACAATATCGGCCAGGGCATCAGCGTCTATGACGACAGCCTGCGCCTGATGACCAGCAACCGCCGCTTCGCCGAATTGCTGCGCCTGCCCGCCGACATGGTCCGTCCCGGCATGCGGCTGGAGGATTACCTGCGCTTCAACGCCATGCGCGGCGAATACGGCCCCGGCGACCCCGAGGCGCAGGTGGCCGAGCGCATGACCCTGGCCCGCAGTTTCCAGCCCCACCGCTTCCAGCGCCAGCGCGCCGACGGCACCGCGCTGGAAATCATCGGCAACCCGCTGCCCGAGGGCGGTTTCGTCGCCACCCACACCGACATCACCGAGGCCAAGCGGGCCGAGGAAGCGCTCCGGACCCTGTCGCGCGCCGTGGAGCAGAGCCCGGTTTCGGTGATCATCACCGATCCGCGCGGCAACATCGATTACGTGAACCCGAAATTCGTCGAGGTCTGCGGCTATACCCTGGACGAGGTGCGCGGGCTCAATCCCCGCGTCCTGAAGTCGGGCCAGACTCCGGATACGGTCTACCGCGACCTGTGGAAGACCATCGCCGCCGGCGGCACCTGGGAAGGCGACCTGCAGAACCGCAAGAAGAACGGCGACCTGTATTGGGAGCGCGCCTCCATCTCGCCCATCCGCTCGCCCGACGGCACCATCTTGCACTTCCTGGCCGTCAAGGAGGACATCACGGCCAGGAAGGCCGGCGAGGACGCCCTGGTCGCCGCCATGCAGGCCGCCGAGGACGCCAACCGCGCCAAGACCGTCTTTCTGTCGCATATGAGCCACGAGCTGCGCACGCCGCTCACCGCCGTGCTGGGCTATACCGAGATCATGAGCAGCGAGATGGCCGGGCCGCTGCCGCCCTATCACGCCGACTTCGTCACGGCCATCGCCGACAGCGGCCGCCACCTGCTGTCCATCATCGACGAGGTGCTGGACATCAGCCGCATCGAGCTGGGCAGCTACCGTATCATCCACGCCCCCGCCGATCTGGCGACCATCGCGCGGGAATGCGTCGGCATGCTGTGCCCGCAATGCATCGCCAAGGACGTCGAGCTGCGGCTGGAGGCGGCAGGAGAAATGCCGCAGACCACCGACGCCCGCGCCATCCGCCAGATTCTCATCAATCTGCTGGGCAACGCGGTCAAGTACACCGAGGCTGGCGGGCATATTTCCGTGACCCTTGACCGCGCCGGCGGCGATCCACGCTTCACCATCGCCGATACCGGCTGCGGCATTCCCGCCGACAAGCTGTCGCGGATCTTCGAACCGTTCCAGCGGGTCGATCCGCTGTGTGCCGATCCCGCCCGCGGCGTCGGCCTTGGGCTGGCCATCTGCCGGCGCATCGTCGATCTGCTGGGCGGCACCATCGCCATCGAGTCCACCCCCGGCAAGGGCACCACGGTCACCGTGGTGTTGAGGGAGTCGCCCTGA
- a CDS encoding lysine--tRNA ligase, with translation MSSDTRDLARSATAWPFQEARALLDERLKGKAPDKGYVLFETGYGPSGLPHIGTFGEVARTTMVRRAFSLLAPEIPTRLFAFSDDMDGLRKVPDNIPNKEMIAPHLGKPLTSIPDPFGTHESFGHHNNARLRSFLDTFGFEYEFQSATEWYKSGRFDAALLGVLKHYDEVINVVLPTLGDERRATYSPFLPVCPETGIVLQVPVVERDVDAGTIVYRRDDGKLVETPVTGGLCKLQWKADWGMRWVALGVDYEMSGKDLIPSVQLSTRIASILGGRAPMNLTYELFLDDQGQKISKSKGNGLAVEDWLKYAPQESLALFMYQKPKTAKRLYFDVIPRAVDEYLAYLGKFPSEEPGKKLDNPVWHIHGGKPPAEDAHLSFNILLNLVSVCHSDDPAVIWGFIKRYAPGAQPETAPILGGLVGYAIAYYRDFVLPNKKYRKATPDEVEAFAALKTGLEALAADATVEDIQNLVYEIGKRPCFADLKAWFKACYEVLLGNDQGPRMGSFIKLFGVAETIALLDKAIAGQDM, from the coding sequence ATGTCCTCCGATACCCGCGACCTTGCCCGCTCCGCTACCGCCTGGCCTTTCCAAGAGGCCCGCGCCCTGCTGGACGAGCGTCTGAAAGGTAAAGCGCCGGACAAGGGCTATGTGCTGTTCGAGACCGGCTACGGCCCGTCGGGTCTGCCCCATATCGGCACCTTCGGCGAAGTGGCGCGCACCACCATGGTGCGCCGCGCCTTCTCGCTGCTGGCGCCCGAGATTCCCACCCGCCTGTTCGCCTTCTCCGACGACATGGACGGCCTCAGGAAGGTGCCCGACAACATCCCCAACAAGGAGATGATCGCGCCGCACCTGGGCAAGCCGCTGACCAGCATCCCCGATCCCTTCGGCACCCACGAGAGCTTCGGACACCACAACAACGCCCGCCTGCGCTCGTTCCTCGACACCTTCGGCTTCGAGTACGAGTTCCAGTCGGCCACCGAGTGGTACAAGTCGGGCCGCTTCGACGCCGCCCTGCTGGGCGTGCTCAAGCACTATGACGAGGTCATCAACGTGGTGCTGCCCACGCTGGGCGACGAGCGCCGCGCCACCTATTCCCCCTTCCTGCCGGTCTGCCCGGAAACCGGCATCGTGCTGCAGGTGCCGGTGGTGGAACGCGACGTCGACGCAGGCACCATCGTCTACCGCCGCGACGACGGCAAGCTGGTGGAAACCCCGGTGACCGGGGGGCTGTGCAAGCTCCAGTGGAAGGCCGATTGGGGCATGCGCTGGGTGGCTCTGGGCGTCGATTACGAAATGAGCGGCAAGGACCTGATCCCCTCGGTCCAACTGTCGACCCGCATCGCCTCCATCCTGGGCGGCCGGGCGCCCATGAACCTGACCTACGAACTGTTCCTGGACGACCAGGGCCAGAAGATCTCCAAGTCCAAGGGCAACGGTCTGGCCGTCGAGGACTGGTTGAAGTATGCGCCGCAGGAGAGTCTGGCGCTGTTCATGTACCAGAAGCCCAAGACCGCCAAGCGCCTGTATTTCGACGTCATCCCGCGTGCCGTGGACGAGTATCTGGCCTATCTGGGCAAGTTCCCGTCCGAGGAGCCGGGCAAGAAGCTGGACAATCCGGTGTGGCACATCCACGGCGGCAAGCCGCCGGCCGAGGATGCCCACCTGTCGTTCAACATCTTGCTGAATCTGGTCAGCGTCTGCCACTCCGACGATCCGGCGGTGATCTGGGGCTTCATCAAGCGCTACGCGCCCGGCGCTCAGCCTGAAACCGCCCCCATCCTGGGCGGGCTGGTGGGCTATGCCATCGCCTATTACCGCGACTTCGTTCTGCCCAACAAGAAATACCGCAAGGCCACTCCCGACGAGGTCGAGGCCTTCGCCGCGCTCAAGACCGGGCTCGAAGCCCTCGCCGCCGACGCCACCGTCGAGGACATCCAGAATCTGGTCTACGAGATCGGCAAACGCCCCTGCTTCGCCGACCTCAAGGCATGGTTCAAGGCCTGCTACGAGGTGCTGCTGGGCAATGACCAGGGTCCGCGCATGGGCAGCTTCATCAAGCTGTTCGGCGTCGCCGAGACCATCGCCCTGCTGGACAAGGCCATCGCCGGCCAGGATATGTAG
- a CDS encoding aspartate carbamoyltransferase catalytic subunit has product MTDARFPHRHLLGIQGLAPSEITSLLDLAEGYVEQNRSSDKRKNLLRGRTVINLFYENSTRTRTSFELAGKRLGADVINMQSAGSSVQKGETLIDTAMTLNAMHLDVLVVRHPDSGAVKLLSEKVNCAVINGGDGSHEHPTQALLDALTIRRRKGKLSGLNVAICGDVRHSRVARSNIYLLNAMGAHVRLIGPRTLLPSGLDRMGVEVFHDMRKGLADVDVIMMLRIQNERMSGNFIPSIREYFHFFGLDREKLGIAKPDAVIMHPGPMNRGVEIDSDVADDVERSLIRSQVEMGVAVRMACLDMLTRDLTRSTEGAA; this is encoded by the coding sequence ATGACAGACGCCCGCTTTCCGCACCGTCATCTCCTCGGCATCCAGGGACTGGCCCCGAGCGAGATCACCAGCCTGCTCGACCTGGCCGAAGGCTACGTCGAACAGAATCGCTCCAGCGACAAGCGCAAGAATTTGCTGCGCGGCCGCACGGTCATCAACCTGTTCTACGAGAACTCGACGCGCACGCGCACCAGTTTCGAACTGGCCGGCAAGCGTCTGGGCGCCGACGTGATCAACATGCAGTCGGCGGGCTCCTCGGTGCAGAAGGGCGAGACCCTGATCGACACCGCCATGACGCTCAACGCCATGCACCTGGACGTGCTGGTGGTGCGCCATCCGGATTCGGGCGCGGTCAAGCTGCTGAGCGAAAAGGTCAACTGCGCGGTGATCAACGGCGGCGACGGCAGTCACGAGCACCCGACCCAGGCCCTGCTCGACGCCCTGACCATCCGGCGCCGGAAGGGCAAGCTGTCCGGCCTCAACGTCGCCATCTGCGGCGACGTGCGCCATTCCCGCGTGGCGCGGTCCAACATCTACCTGCTGAACGCCATGGGGGCCCATGTGCGGCTGATCGGGCCGCGCACCCTGCTGCCGTCGGGCCTGGACCGCATGGGCGTCGAGGTCTTCCACGACATGAGGAAGGGCCTGGCCGACGTGGACGTCATCATGATGCTGCGCATCCAGAACGAACGCATGAGCGGCAATTTCATCCCCAGCATCCGCGAGTACTTCCACTTCTTCGGCCTGGACCGCGAGAAGCTGGGGATCGCCAAACCCGACGCGGTGATCATGCATCCCGGCCCCATGAACCGCGGCGTCGAGATCGATTCCGACGTGGCCGACGACGTGGAACGTTCGCTGATCCGCTCGCAGGTGGAGATGGGCGTGGCGGTGCGCATGGCCTGCCTCGACATGCTGACCCGCGACCTGACCCGTTCCACCGAAGGAGCTGCCTGA
- the plsY gene encoding glycerol-3-phosphate 1-O-acyltransferase PlsY produces MTALILAALGGYLLGSVPFGLVLTRLAGLGDIRQIGSGNIGATNVLRTGRKGLALATLLLDGGKGAIAVGLVWGLLGKEMVPVAGFAAVLGHNFPIWLGFKGGKGVATTIGTLLAAAWPVGLACIGTWLVTATIFRISSLSALIALAASPGFALYFAGPEYALMAAGLAVMGFYRHKANIVRLIRGEEPRIGGKKKVES; encoded by the coding sequence ATGACCGCCCTCATCCTCGCCGCGCTGGGCGGCTACCTGCTGGGCTCCGTTCCCTTCGGCCTCGTGCTGACCCGCCTCGCCGGGCTGGGTGATATCCGCCAGATCGGCTCGGGCAATATCGGCGCCACCAACGTACTGCGCACCGGCCGCAAGGGGCTGGCGCTGGCCACCTTGCTGCTGGACGGCGGCAAGGGCGCCATTGCCGTGGGCCTCGTCTGGGGGCTGCTGGGCAAGGAGATGGTGCCGGTGGCCGGCTTCGCCGCCGTGCTGGGGCACAATTTCCCGATCTGGCTGGGCTTCAAGGGCGGCAAGGGTGTCGCCACCACCATCGGCACTCTGCTGGCCGCCGCGTGGCCGGTGGGGCTGGCCTGCATCGGCACCTGGCTGGTGACCGCCACCATCTTCCGCATCTCGTCGCTGTCGGCGCTGATCGCCCTGGCCGCTTCGCCCGGCTTCGCCCTGTACTTCGCCGGTCCGGAATACGCCCTGATGGCCGCCGGTCTGGCGGTGATGGGCTTTTATCGCCACAAGGCCAATATCGTCCGCCTGATCCGGGGCGAGGAGCCGCGCATCGGCGGTAAGAAAAAGGTCGAGTCTTGA
- a CDS encoding EAL domain-containing protein: MSFPTEITDFLGILDESPVGVSVSRRRDGVVVFANRRFCEITGLAREHCIGHPARRHFADDAQRHEVVRQLREAGEIVDADVKFFRVDGSSFWSVLTIRPATLDGEAVNLAWIYDVSKRKQAEQAILDGRALIRAMLDSSTDGIVLLNATGTILALNAAASAIFEKNGEDLPGQAVWDHLPESVAAPMRRGIEGVLAGGQTVESHHAIGARLFDVHMHPVVDAAGRHDRVAVFSRDVTQVHQRRQQLRKLETALEQAPVSVMITDSHGAIEYVNRAFVLVSGYSEDEVLGRNPRLLKSGETVASAYRDMWHCLSSGATWQGELCNRAKDGSLFWEYATISPIRDDDGTVTHFMAVKENITQRKETELQLVHQATHDTLTGLPNRVLLEDRVYHAIEVAKREGGRIGLMFLDLDRFKIVNDSLGHVAGDQLLKVVADRLRHTLRRSDTVARLGGDEFVVVLTHFQSSSELAEVAEKIAAALDEPVELSGHKVHVGASIGIALYPDDGDNFNALMKDADTAMYRAKQKGRNTFCFYDSHMNDEALDRLKLEEALRRALVRGEFQLFYQPQVDLQTGLTSGVEALIRWNSPERGQVSPGLFIPVAEESNLISMIGWWVLEESCRQLAAWREDGLTGLKVAVNVSGRQFLNHALVECISDLMAQYQILPNQLEIELTESTVMAEPDRAIEQLNRLREIGIQVSVDDFGTGYSSLSYLKRLPLSTIKVDRSFVHDVNNQSDNAAIVSAILGLADALDMSIVAEGVETEGEEQHLKDAGCIKVQGFRYAKPMPADQLAAWMLRQKS, translated from the coding sequence ATGTCCTTTCCGACCGAAATCACAGATTTCCTGGGCATTCTCGATGAAAGCCCGGTCGGAGTTTCCGTGTCCCGGCGCCGGGACGGCGTGGTGGTATTCGCCAACCGCCGCTTCTGCGAAATCACCGGTCTGGCGCGCGAGCACTGTATCGGCCACCCGGCCCGGCGCCACTTCGCCGACGACGCCCAGCGCCACGAGGTGGTGCGGCAATTAAGGGAAGCGGGCGAGATCGTCGATGCCGACGTGAAGTTCTTCCGCGTCGACGGCTCGTCGTTCTGGTCGGTGCTGACCATCCGCCCCGCCACCCTGGACGGCGAGGCGGTGAACCTGGCCTGGATCTATGACGTCAGCAAGCGCAAGCAGGCGGAGCAGGCCATCCTGGACGGCCGCGCCCTGATCCGCGCCATGTTGGATTCCTCCACCGACGGCATCGTGCTGCTGAACGCCACCGGGACCATCCTGGCGCTCAACGCCGCCGCCTCGGCCATCTTCGAGAAGAACGGCGAGGACCTGCCGGGCCAGGCGGTGTGGGACCATCTGCCGGAATCCGTGGCCGCCCCCATGCGCCGGGGTATCGAAGGCGTCCTGGCCGGGGGCCAGACCGTCGAGAGCCACCACGCCATCGGCGCCCGGCTGTTCGATGTGCACATGCACCCGGTGGTCGATGCCGCCGGCCGGCACGACCGGGTGGCGGTGTTCTCGCGCGACGTGACCCAGGTCCACCAGCGCCGCCAGCAGCTGCGCAAGCTGGAAACCGCCCTGGAGCAGGCCCCGGTCTCGGTGATGATCACCGATTCCCACGGCGCCATCGAATACGTCAACCGCGCCTTCGTCCTGGTTTCGGGCTATTCCGAGGACGAGGTGCTGGGCCGCAATCCCCGCCTGCTGAAGTCGGGGGAAACGGTGGCCTCGGCCTATCGCGACATGTGGCATTGCCTGTCGTCGGGGGCCACCTGGCAGGGCGAGCTGTGCAACCGCGCCAAGGACGGCAGCCTGTTCTGGGAATACGCCACCATCTCGCCCATCCGCGACGACGACGGCACCGTGACCCATTTCATGGCGGTGAAGGAGAACATCACCCAGCGCAAGGAGACCGAGCTTCAGTTGGTCCATCAGGCCACCCACGACACCCTGACCGGCCTGCCCAACCGCGTGCTGCTGGAAGACCGCGTCTACCACGCCATCGAGGTCGCCAAGCGCGAGGGTGGGCGCATCGGCCTGATGTTCCTCGACCTGGACCGCTTCAAGATCGTCAACGACAGCCTGGGCCACGTGGCGGGCGACCAGTTGCTGAAGGTGGTGGCCGACCGCCTGCGCCACACGCTCCGGCGCTCCGATACGGTGGCGCGCCTGGGTGGCGACGAATTCGTGGTGGTGCTGACCCATTTCCAGAGCAGCAGCGAACTGGCCGAGGTGGCGGAAAAGATCGCCGCCGCCCTGGACGAGCCGGTGGAGCTGTCCGGCCACAAGGTGCATGTGGGCGCCAGTATCGGCATCGCGCTCTATCCCGACGACGGCGACAACTTCAACGCCCTGATGAAGGACGCCGACACCGCCATGTACCGGGCCAAGCAGAAGGGGCGCAACACCTTCTGCTTCTATGATTCCCACATGAACGACGAGGCGCTGGACCGCCTCAAACTGGAAGAAGCCCTGCGCCGCGCCCTGGTGCGCGGCGAGTTCCAGCTGTTCTACCAGCCGCAGGTCGACCTGCAGACCGGCCTGACCTCCGGGGTCGAGGCGCTGATCCGCTGGAACAGCCCCGAGCGCGGCCAGGTCTCGCCCGGCCTGTTCATCCCGGTGGCCGAGGAAAGCAACCTGATCTCCATGATCGGCTGGTGGGTGCTGGAGGAATCGTGCCGGCAACTGGCCGCCTGGCGCGAGGACGGCCTTACCGGCCTCAAGGTGGCGGTCAACGTCTCGGGCCGGCAATTCCTCAACCACGCCCTGGTGGAATGCATCTCCGACCTGATGGCCCAATACCAGATTCTGCCGAATCAGCTGGAAATCGAACTGACCGAGAGCACGGTGATGGCCGAGCCCGACCGAGCCATCGAACAGTTGAACCGCCTGCGCGAGATCGGCATCCAGGTGTCGGTGGACGATTTCGGCACCGGCTATTCCAGCCTGTCCTACCTGAAGCGGCTGCCGCTCAGCACCATCAAGGTGGACCGCTCCTTCGTGCACGACGTCAACAACCAGAGCGACAACGCCGCCATCGTCTCGGCAATTCTGGGTTTGGCCGATGCGCTGGACATGTCCATCGTCGCCGAGGGCGTGGAGACCGAGGGCGAGGAACAGCACCTCAAGGACGCCGGGTGCATCAAGGTCCAGGGCTTCCGCTATGCCAAGCCCATGCCCGCCGACCAACTGGCCGCGTGGATGCTGCGCCAGAAAAGCTGA